The genomic stretch AAGTTCTTTCAGGCACACATGGAGAAGAAATCATCAATGGCCATAAAGCCAAAAAGAACTCACTGCAGTACATGGCATCTGTGCAGCATCGAAGCATTCATAAATGTGGAGGATTTCTCATAAACTCCAGCTATGTGGTTTCTGCAGCGCACTGTTACATTAAGTAGGTTACTCATGATGTGTTTCTTAATAAGCAGAAGTATGCAAATTTGTTAgtttaaatgtgattaaataTTTGGCTCATCCCAAATACAGGAGTAAGGATAAACTCAGTGTGGTCTTCGGGAGTCACAACATCGATCCGACACGAAATGATCTGAGAAGATACGAAGTGAAAAGTGTGCACATCCACCCTTCTTACAAGGAAGGACCCCGTAATGGATTTGACATCATGCTACTAAAGGTATGGATAAATCCACTGAACAACCATAGCATTTACAGAGCCTTCTGTATATTAATTATGATACAGAATTATTAAGCTAATTTGCATGAGCAAGAGTGCTGTTGTACTAAATAAGCTATAAGATCTTTATAATTATCTAAAAAATCACCAGAACATAATATCATTAGGACACAATTATCTGTTGTGTATTCATCTTTATAAGTGCTGTTGGATTCTTGAATCTCATTAGCCAGAGCTTTGACATTGACAGTGATTTTGACTGTATTTGGAATCACAGGGTTATATTACCAACTATAGTAAAAGTCTATAGTTAGAACTCATTCGGTGGTGGACAATTCACATAATGTacacctaataataatattttttaaaaaaacaacagatataatgtgctgttatttaacaaagcaaacaaagtTTGTGTacgtattttttaataattttaataattgattaaaaGATTGATTGAAAAGGATTTTCAGGAGCTgtgcatttaacatttattgaaaAAATCCTGTGTCAGCATTTTGTTAGTCAGTAAGTGTTCCACCACGGGAAAATCTTCAGGACAGATGAACTTCATCTGTAAAGTGACAAGTTATGTTGTCTTGTGCTTGTGGCACAAGCTGTTTAGATTATTAtgctataatgttacactattgTTAACCATTTTCCAGTAACATCAAGCCTTGTCATATTGTATTGCTAACATATAGCATGTATTTTTTGTTACAAAAACAAGCTTACAAAGGACGTCGTGCTTAATAAAAAGGTGAAAATTGCCAAAATTCCAAAAAAGCACCAGCGAGTCAAGCCTAACATCAAGTGCCAGGTTGCAGGATGGGGAAAAACTAAAACTGGGAAAAGTAATGTGAATGACCTCCAGGTGGCTGATGTGTCAACTATAAATATTGCAGTCTGCAAGAAGGAGTGGGCCAATGTGTTTACGCTCCCACCTGACGTTCTTTGTGCAGGAGCCTATAAAACAAAAAGTGGAGCATGCCAGGTACAGTGATGGAGATACATGAATGTTTGCCTCTTAATGGTTTTAGAAGATTCCacattacaaacatttgtgctATTTGTCCTGTTTTGACAGGGTGATTCTGGTGGGCCTCTGGTCTGCAACGGTGTGGCAGTGGGCATTGTGTCATTCAATTATAACCAAAATTGCACCTATCCAAATTTTCCTAATGTCTACACTGACATTTCAGCTTACTCTGACTGGATTAAGAAAGTGATCACAGGACATGCTTAaggtgtgttttatatgtgtTGATATCATGTAATGTCTCCAAAATATGTGATTCTTAAATAAAGACACAGAGGCAGAACAAGAATGTTGATTTCTTGAGTCTTAAGTCACAAAGAAAATAACTTCTCATGCTTCTCATGTAAAAGGTAATATAAAGCTGtcagaaatgtgtttgtttctcaagtatgttttttttatagcaatATCAtgacgattaaaaaaaaaattcatgaaaGGTGAGACAAAGTACAAACAGTCTGGTTACAACTGAAGTCAAACTGGAGAGAGTTCTGTAGAAACCACAGAAAAGTCACACCACCACAGCACATATCATTTAAACAGCTTTTAGTAGCAGGCAAAAGACAATTAATGACATTTAGACTATCACATTGGTATAAAAGCAGAAAGTTTGTTATAATGTGGTATCCCTCACTTGTATCACTGTTGCTTTTTTAAACAACCACATTCTGCTTGTGTGAAATTTGCCCTTTGTTCTTACAGCTCAGCTTGAGCTCTCATACTGAGCACGTTTCACACAAATCTCACAGTGCACACGGTTTCTCTTCATGTAATGCATGCACATAAAGGTAATAACcgaacaataaaaacaaaataaaatagaattcaaAATACaatcaaattaataataacaatcatcTGTTTCCATATAACTCTATCCTCaacatcctctactctcgcaccaattaacttcatatcctcttttaacacatccatgtaTCTCCTcttttggccttcctcttgacctcttacttGGCAGCTCCATCTACAGCATcgttctaccaatataaccatcttcATCCTCTGCatatgtccaaaccatctcaatctctGACCTCGTCCCTAAAACAGCCAACATGAGCTGTCACTATGATGTACTCGTTCTTAATCCTGTCCATCTTCGTCAATCGTAAAGAGAAACTCAACATctctgctataataataataataataataataataataataataataataataataataatatagagccattttaaaatatgttgCAGCTGAAAGTGCTGTATAATTGTCACGAGTGAGGGGCTGAGACAGATACAATGGCAggtaaagcatttttttttcacacaaggcAAAGCATCTaactaaatagaaaaaaaactcaaaaactACCATTTGGGATTTTGACTGTCTGGAGGTCAAGACTGCCTGTACATATCAGTCAACATAAAAGAATACAGTATACAGCATGAAGAGAACACTTTGTCATGGATTATTGTTgcaaataataaagtttaatcttAGTTAAACAATTAAGGCATATTGTGACATTAACCTGCCCATATGATTACGTATACAGTGTAAATGTTTGAAtgtgaaatttaaatttcaatgtCATAAATGATTTTGTCCTAAtactaatcattttaataataaattaatcatttaaagtGATAGTTAATGTTTGTCATGTCatgattttagtattttataGCACTTAAAGTGTAGTGGGCTGAACCTTATTGCcttacaaaaggaaaaaaaacaaaaacataaccACAAACAATAAGCAGGTCATGCAGTGAGACCTTATATAAGTGGTGTGAgtctgtctcagtgtgtgttagctgCAGGATGAAGATGTCACACATGCTGCTGCTTGCTGCAGCTTTCAGCATCCTCATTTGTAATGGTAAGTGCTCAcatatgaataataatgaagaatACTGCACATACATTATTCCACTTGCATGTTGTCTACTTTGTATATTCTTATCCTGAAAATacacaactttttatttattcactatcTTCTAAAGGTACTCCTTTTCAtttttgtgtcatgttgtgtaaACAGGAGAAAAAATCTTATTAGACTAATACGAGTTCTTGCAGGCACACATGGAGAGAAAATCATCAATGGCCAAAAAGCCAAGAAGAACTCACTGCAGTACATGGCATCTGTGCAGATGAATATGATACACAAATGTGGAGGATTCCTCATAAACCCCAGCTACGTGCTTACCGCAGCACACTGTAAATCTAGGTACGTTATCATGGTGTTAATAAGCAGAAATTTGTGGATTTATTTGcctttatattatatagaatGTTTGATATCTGCTCTGTTCTTAAACAGTGACAGTGTGGTCCTCGGGACTCACGACATCGATCCGAAAAGGAATAATCTGAGAAGGTACACAGTGAAAAGTGTGCACATCCACCCATCTTACAAGGGAGCACGTAATGGATCTGACATCATGCTACTGAAGGTAAAGATAATTCATTTATTGAACTATATTCACTTACAACTTACAGAACTCATATATAACCACAATTATTAACACAAACCCTGTcatattgtaatatttatatataatgtgtattctgaacaaaaaaaaaagctttcagagAAAGTCAGTGTGAATAAGGGTGTGAAGATCATCAAATTGTCAAGCAAGGGCAAACAGGTTAAGCCCAATAGCAAGTGCCAGGTCGCAGGATGGGGAAGAACTGAAACCCAGGAAAAGGTGAATGACCTCCTGGTGGCTGATGTATCAACCATTAATATTGCAGTCTGTAAGAAGGAGTGGAATAAGGTGAATATGGTTCTCCCAAATAACATTCTGTGTGCCGGAGGCTACAACACCGAAAGTGGAGCATGCCAGGTATGAGAACAATGTCATGTTTACTCCATATATTTCTTGAACAATAagaaggctgaaaaaaaaacattgtcctGTTTTGACAGGGTGATTCTGGTGGGCCTCTGGTCTGCAACGGTGTGGCAGCGGGCATTGTGTCATTCAATTATTTTCAAAATTGTAAATATCCAAATGTTCCTAATGTCTACACTGACATTTCAGCTTATTCTGACTGGATTACGAGCGTGATCAAAAGAGATGCTTAAGGAGTGTTTTATATGTGTTGAGTAACTTGATATCATGTAATGGCTCCAAAATATGTGATTCTTAAATAAAGACACAGAGGCAGAACAAGAATGTTGATTTCTTGAGTCTTAAGtcacaaagaaaataatttctcaTGCTTCTCATGTGAAAGGTAATACAAAGTACAAACAGTCTGGTTACAACTGAAGTCAAACTGGAGAGAGTTCTACAGAAACCACAGTAAGGTCACACCACAACAGCACATGTCATTTAAACAGCTTACTCAGAATTATTAATTCCTATTGACTGGACTGacaacacatgcacatgcacacacacacacacacacacacacacacacacacacacacacacacacacacacacacacacacacacacacacacacacacacgcacacacatacagtacacaagcTTTCTCATTTGCACTCAGAACTATGAAGACCTGTATACTAGTCTGTATACTAGCACTGtctcttgtcttgcactgtttgcacaagtTTGCACCCATGTGCTATATGTGAAAATATGCGAATTTACTTTTAGaccttagttctgtgttgttatATGTAGCTctattttatgtagcaccagggtttCGGAAGAATGCTGTTTCAttgtttgaaatgacaacaaTAGCTTCTTGACATGACTTGTCCTTAAAACAGCCACATCATGCCTGTGCACACAGTTTTTTCAGGTCTTCACGCAATACACTTTCATAACAGTAAGAACTGTACTACAATAACAAGAAGAACccacaatagtaataataataataataataataataataataataataataataataataataataataataataataaaaaataatattatagatTTTCAAATGAATAAAGTTTAAGAGAATGTATTAGCAGTTCTAAGAAGGACACATGGCTCACACAGGCTGAAAAACTCAGATAGAGAAAGAGCCAGGTGGCACCCACATGGGCCTGTTATAGTTGTCTGAAAAAGACTCAAATTCTCACACAGGGATGGATGCAGAGCCCAAAGAAAGAGAAACTTCACACCTAGGCTGTTCAGAAGAAACCACTCTAAAGTTACAGCACATCATTTAAACAGGGTTTAACCTGGAGTAGGATGACAGGATGAAATCAATGGCTTAAAATAAACTCTCATTTTTCTGctgtacagaataaaaacagtgtttattgtgtgtacaTGAATAGCTCTGCCCATTGACAAGATCTGAATAGATTAGAGCACCATTAGGATGCAGTGCTGTAGCATATTCAGTGTGAATGTGCAGCTGACAAATCTGCAGTGATTAGAGCATCATTTTGTCTTGACTTGGAACACAAATTATTGGTCACTGCCAAAGAACGGAGACTCTTCTGAGAGCTAAAGGAGGTCCTATGCactatttattaaaagaaaacttTGATTCTGTCTCCTTATGGGACGAATGCAAATGCAGCGTGTCTTTactaatgaaaaataaataaatcaataataaaaaacacaacaaaaaaagcaaaaaaaaaaagtaaacagacCACAAACCAGAAAATCTATATCAAAGCAAAAGGTAAAAACAAGGGCAATACAGCACgtaaacaaaagctactcatagTACAAATACAATATACAGATTAATGTCATTTATTGTGATTAATGTACAGTTTGTATCATATATGAGAATGAAGATATCCACTGTGCTGATTTAAATCTCTCCGCAGATTAAAACCtgttttaaatcaaatcaaataaaattttatttgtcacatacacatacatacagcgtaccatatgcagtgaaatgctttatgcaactgtccagtataagaataaagaatataaaaaagcaaaaaaataacattagaataaaataagaaattataaactatataaaaagactatataaaaaactatataaaaatatgaaatatatggagaatatgaagaaataatgtatatacatatacataaatatacatatacatcaatgtgtatggtttttaaagattgtccttaaagtgtccaagtgcagtatggtgtgtaaatagtgtataaagtggcactgtgctgtgcaagtcgagagttaaagtgtccttagaatgtccatatgaagtatggtgtgtaaatagtgtataaagtggcactgtgctgtgcaagtccagagttaaagtgacagtgacagtccagaattaaagtgtcCGTGCAAAAAAAGGGAGGTGCATAAAACagtggggatggagagagaggggatgTTTGCTCTGTTATTTATAGTAATTGTAACATATTTGCAGGCAACATCATGATCATTAATACAATTATTAGATACAGGATTGACTGCAAAAATGATCTGCAATACATCTCGTTTCTGAGAGGTTGAACAAGATAAGAAATCAGAATTGCTTCAAAAGATAACAGCATCTGAGGTTTTGCTTCAAGCTTCATGCAGTACATCATGCTCATCATGTTGATCCTATCTTCAAACAGCACTTCTGTTCTGTgatcataaaataaattatagatAATCAGGTACAACTTATTCATTCGTTCGTCTACAttctttttgctttatttgATTTTACCCACATGTCATGTCAGGTTTGTCATTTATATTTCTTACCCACTAGCACAACAGCTACCAACCATTGAGTTTTAAGCTTCGTCTAAGCAACTCACCTAAAACATATAACTTTAAACCATCATGTGACCAGTACTAGTCAAaatgtttagatgttttttaCCATGGCAGTCAGCTGTGTTTGTTATATCACAAATCAGACATCACAAATATTGTCATAAATATTTGAAAGAATATTGATCATATTTGTATTTGATCTTAAATTATAGGACGTATGAAAGATGCAATACATCTTGGTAATGAGAAGATGGAAAAGTTAAGATATCAACGACACAGGATTTCCTTAAGATATCAGTTTTTGAGGTTTTGTATCTAGTTTTATGCAGTACATAATGTTATTAAGTACATACTTAAAACTCTAATCActcctaaaaacaaaaaactaaagtAGAACCAAAAGGGTTTTTTCCTGCAGTGATTCCAACAAAGAATGGGTTTTACTCCTCTTCAGATGTTTAATTTTGATttttaggcaaaaaaaaatattttaagctaataattattttaaaataaatattttcaataatTGTAAGCTTTGTGAATATTTAAGTATTTGATTTctatcttttgttttctttcatttttgagCGTCACATGGATAAGCGCACTTCATGGCTGATTCTTTctatgtgttaaaaaaatacattattagcATATTTATTCTAATATGTTTCCATAAATGCTTGGCACTTCACTCTAAGCAAAGGGGCAGGGCCATGAACACATTTTGTTGCCTAATAAAGAAAACCACTGTCAGCAGGTGATGAAACGCAGCGATATAAGAGGGGTGAGTTTTTGTGAGTGTGTCATTGGCAAGATGAAAGTGTTACACATCCTGCTGCTTGCTGTAGCTTTCACCATcctcactttaaatggtaagcTTCTGAAGAATAATGAAAAATACtgcagattcttttttttttttcaaaatgttcagCTCTTTATATGTCGATTACATGTATCTTAAAATTGAAAATCTCAGATATTGTCATAGTAAATCAATAACTAATTTATCTTCCCATCTTCCCTTAAGTGTCACTGAATCTTAAAACTGAATTAAGTCAAACTGAATCTTACCAGTAAAaccctttcttttatttaaaactttttcagGCACTCACGGCGAGGAAATCATCAATGGCCAAAAAGCCAAGAAGAACTCACTGCAGTACATGGCATCTGTGCAGTATCAACACAATCATGAATGTGGAGGATTTCTCATAAACCCCAGCTACGTGGTTTCTGCAGCACACTGCTACCTTAAGTAAGTTACTCATGATGTGTTTTTCTTAATAAGCAGAAGTGtggatttattcattttaatgtgatTAATTATTTGTCCGATCCTAAATACAGGCATTATCATAATTTCCTTAATGTGGTCCTTGGGAGTCACAACATCAATCCGGAACGAAATGATCTGAAAAGATACACAGTGGAAAAAGTGCATGTCCAcccattttacaaaataaaaccagATTTGGGGTATGACATCATGCTCCTGAAGGTAAGCAAAGGTGCTGTTGTACTTCATATCAACACAATATAACAGTGTGACTGTAATATTGAGTAAGTGGCATTTCAGACACAATATGGGCAAACGTTGTTActcttatgttttgttttttcaagaaAATAATTCCCAGAGAAGCCAAAGCTGGATAGAGTACTGCGTGTTGTCAGACACAGAAACAGCCTGACAGACATTCTGTAGTAAATGTAGTAATGGATTGCAGTATAACAAACTATTACTAGACCTGGAATGAACATCAACCCATCCTGCTTGCTACATCCTGTCACTCAGCTCCAATCAAAGGAGTAGCTAGCTTTGTCCAATATTCACACAAGAAGATAGTTTGTTATCATCCTTTAAAAGACAAATGCTTGACAGAAAAGCTTACTGTAACTAGCTAATTCTCTTACAAGACcgcagagatgatgatgagacACTCAAATGCCATTCAAAAATTTTCATCCTCACTcactgagaataaaaaaaagaataactaCATAATATCCAACAATGAAACATGGTGCACGTGTAAAGCATCACTTTTGAGATTTTGGGGACTAGCTACTGGTTCTCTCAATCTATGGCTTATTTGGGATTTATTTCcattagtgaaaaaaaataaaatatgtttccAAATTGTGTCAGAAATGTCCGTCACTCAGTGTTAATTGCTtgtttataaaattttatataatgaatataatttaattataatgtTGCTGTGGTGCTGTATATCAACACAGCTGTTATTACCTAGAGCTGTAATGTGTAACAGTGGAATATTCACTACTGAACTCTTGCTTATTTGTTATTGCTATGGAAGGAGTCGCTAATGGCAGTGCTTTGTAACCATCAGTACGTTTTCTGACAATGGAAAGTCTTGATTATAGAGGACTTTacactttctttttaaaatataaagctataaacagtcaggaaatgtaaacaacaacagaaatgaacttatataaattaatagataaatgatataaatatcaAGATATCAA from Tachysurus fulvidraco isolate hzauxx_2018 chromosome 2, HZAU_PFXX_2.0, whole genome shotgun sequence encodes the following:
- the LOC125140726 gene encoding trypsin-like; protein product: MCESLSQCVLQSCRMKMSHILLLAAAFGILTCNSTHGEEIINGHKAKKNSLQYMASVQHRSIHKCGGFLINSSYVVSAAHCYIKSKDKLSVVFGSHNIDPTRNDLRRYEVKSVHIHPSYKEGPRNGFDIMLLKLTKDVVLNKKVKIAKIPKKHQRVKPNIKCQVAGWGKTKTGKSNVNDLQVADVSTINIAVCKKEWANVFTLPPDVLCAGAYKTKSGACQGDSGGPLVCNGVAVGIVSFNYNQNCTYPNFPNVYTDISAYSDWIKKVITGHA
- the LOC113657885 gene encoding polyserase-2-like, giving the protein MKMSHMLLLAAAFSILICNGTHGEKIINGQKAKKNSLQYMASVQMNMIHKCGGFLINPSYVLTAAHCKSSDSVVLGTHDIDPKRNNLRRYTVKSVHIHPSYKGARNGSDIMLLKLSEKVSVNKGVKIIKLSSKGKQVKPNSKCQVAGWGRTETQEKVNDLLVADVSTINIAVCKKEWNKVNMVLPNNILCAGGYNTESGACQGDSGGPLVCNGVAAGIVSFNYFQNCKYPNVPNVYTDISAYSDWITSVIKRDGQGHEHILLPNKENHCQQVMKRSDIRGVSFCECVIGKMKVLHILLLAVAFTILTLNGTHGEEIINGQKAKKNSLQYMASVQYQHNHECGGFLINPSYVVSAAHCYLKHYHNFLNVVLGSHNINPERNDLKRYTVEKVHVHPFYKIKPDLGYDIMLLKQISPEISPNDVHVKTIEISSKHPDNNINCQVAGWGKTEDQVLSPDLLETDVTIINITVCEKEWTKADLFKLPDNILCAGGYETKSGACQADSGGPLVCNGVAVGIVSFNNNSNCKYPELPNVYTDISAYIDWINSVIEA